The Terriglobus roseus region GAAGACCGAACGATCACGCACAGCAGGGATCACCTTGGCCGAATAATAAGACGGGAATATGACGCGCCCGAATTTGCCCAGCCACACCCCCTGACCCATGCGATGTCAGCCGTGACCGAGTACATCCGAGGAAAGTCTCGCAGAGCTACAGCCATGGGGAGCGTTAACGCCAACGCGATTTACAGCGAAGTGATCAGTAGTATCGCCAAGGTTGGACCCGTTGTAGCGGATCAGGCAAATCTTGAGTCACTCAGGATGAGGCTCTTTGAACTCTCAGATCGCTCGAAGGCCTTCGCAGAATTGAAGATGATTGCTCCCCTCAAATCTGACGATTTGGACAAGGGGTTGATCGAAGCAGATGTCAGCAAAGCCAATCTAGTCTCAAGCGTTCTCACGCCATATCTCGACAGCATTCAGGCTCAACTGAATGCATTACAGCCTGCGCAAAAGCTCGTATCGACGCTACTAAAAACAGCGAATGACTTCTTAATAGGCAAGAAGCTCAGATTCACAATCCCTGCTGGCCTGTATCTCACGAGCCGCGGAAGCACTCTGGATCCCACGCTTCTATCCTCGGGTGAACAACACTTATTGCTGATGTTCTGTTATGTCATCATTGCCCAAAACCGACAGACTATCTTCATCATTGATGAACCAGAAATATCTCTGAACATTAAATGGCAGTCGAAAATACTACAAAGCCTTCTGAAACTTTCTGGAGATGCGCCTATGCAGTTTCTTCTTGCTACACACTCAATCGAGCTAATAAGCGAATAC contains the following coding sequences:
- a CDS encoding AAA family ATPase translates to MNERSSTIGAQEPDEPTTTGLTPRAITRIAVTELFGYLNYDLHTEASDHEFSKLFILYGENGSGKTRLLQAVYHLLSPAMNRGHRKRLAELPFLRLSVAISGGCSIVVSRAKAETGDYSVYCDCPDIDAPFEVSYLVKDGEFGSDEEERRFKAFLRKLNIQIYLLSAERSFASDVLPNEDRTITHSRDHLGRIIRREYDAPEFAQPHPLTHAMSAVTEYIRGKSRRATAMGSVNANAIYSEVISSIAKVGPVVADQANLESLRMRLFELSDRSKAFAELKMIAPLKSDDLDKGLIEADVSKANLVSSVLTPYLDSIQAQLNALQPAQKLVSTLLKTANDFLIGKKLRFTIPAGLYLTSRGSTLDPTLLSSGEQHLLLMFCYVIIAQNRQTIFIIDEPEISLNIKWQSKILQSLLKLSGDAPMQFLLATHSIELISEYIEGVVRLPPYKHEDAF